The DNA window CGCTGCTGCGCGACAGCGCGGGGCTGGTGCCGCTGGGCGCCGCGGGCACGATCACGGCGGTCGTCTACGCGCCGGAGACCGAGGCGGTGGCCGGCATGTCGTTCGTGAGCGAGCTGAAGGCGGGCGCGAAGACGGTGCGCGACACGCGCATCACGCCGCGCTCCTCCGTCGCCGCGCTCGACTCGCTGGCCGCGCAGGCGTCGACGAGCGACCGCATCGTGGTGATGACGTACACGCGCACGCTCGAGGGCTCGGGGCGCCTGGCGATCCCGGCGCACATCAACGCCTGGATCGACCGGCTGGCGAGCACCGGGAAGCTGATCGTGGTGGCGGGCGGCAATCCGTACGTCATCAAGCAGTTCCCGCACGTCGGCACGTACCTGGTGACGTACGGCCGCGGCGACGCGCTGGAGCGCGCGGCCGCGCGCGCGGTGCTGGGCAGGGCCCCGATCTCCGGCCGGTCGCCGGTGACGCTGCCCGGCTTCTTCGCCCGCGGCGACGGCCTCCAGCGCGGAGCGGCCCAGTGAGCCGCGCGCGGGTGACGATGACGGCGCTGCTGCTCGCGGCCGGTGCGAACGTCGCGGGCGCGCAGCCCGCGGCGACGCGCGTGAGCAAGGACGCGCCGGCCGCCCCGGGCGCGCTCTCCGACGCGGCGACGCGCGCGGCGGTGCTGGCGGCGGTGCGCGGCGTGATGGAGAAGGCGATCGCCGACAGCGCGTTCCCCGGCGGCGTCGCGGTCGTGGGCGACGCGACCGGCGGCTACGTGATGCACGGCGCCGGGCGCATCGACTGGGCGCCCGACGCGCCGGCGCCGAACGCGGCGACGATCTGGGACATGGCGTCGCTCACCAAGGTCGTCGCCACGACGTCCGCGATGCTGCAGCTGGTGGCCGAGCGCAAGGTGGCGCTCGACGCGCCGGTGCAGCGCTACCTGCCGGACTGGAAGGGCCCGCGCAAGGAGACGGTCACCGTCCGCCACCTACTCACGCACTCCTCGGGCATGCCGTCATGGCGCCCGCTCTACAAGGAGGCGACCAACGCCGCCGAGGCGATGGCGCTCGTGATGCAGACGCAGCTCGACACGCTGCCGGGCGCGCGCTACCTGTACAGCGACCTGAACGCGATCCTGCTGGGCGAGATCGTGCGCAGGGTCTCGGGCCAGCCGCTGGACCAGTATCTGGCGAAGCGGGTCTTCGGCCCGCTCGGCATGCGCGACACGCGCTACCTGCCGCCCAAGTCCGAGCTCGCGCGCATCGCGCCGACGGAGTTCGACCCGTGGCGCCAGCGCAAGGTGCACGGCGAGGTGCACGACGAGAACGCCTACATGCTCGGCGGCGTCTCGGGGCACGCGGGGCTCTTCTCGACCGCGGCCGACCTGTCGCGCCTCGCGCGGGCCTACCTGAACGGCGGGACGCTCGACGGCACGCGCGTGTTCGACGCGGCGACGATCGCCGAGTTCACGCGCGTGCAGGACACCACGATCTCGCGCCGCGCGATCGGCTGGGAGACGCCCACGGGCGGCAACTCGGCCGGCCAGTACCTGTCGCGGCGCGCGTTCGGGCACACCGGCTTCACCGGCACCTCGCTCTGGATCGACCCGGCGCGCGGCGTCTACGTCATCCTGCTGACCAACCGCGTGAACCCGACGCGGCAGAACACGCGCATCGGCGGCGTGCGCACCGCGCTCGCCAACGCGGCCGTCCGCGCGATGGGCGGCTCGCCGGTCTTCGGGTCGTCCACCTCGTCCGCTCCCTCCCCGGCGCCCGCGACTCCCGCGGCCGCGACTCCCCGCCCCGCCGCCCTCCCGACGCCTCCATGACCCTCAGCGTCATCGACTGGCTGATCGTCCTCGGCTACTTCGCCCTGTCGACGGTCATCGGCCTGATCTTCACCAAGCGCGGCGGCGAGTCGCTCGACGAGTACTTCCTGTCGGGCCGCCAGGTGCCGTGGTGGCTCGCCGGCGCCGCGATGGTCGCGACGACGTTCGCCGCCGACACGCCGCTGGTCGTCACGGGGCTCGTCGCGAGCAAGGGCGTCGCCGGCAACTGGCTGTGGTGGAACATGGTGATGAGCGGCATGCTCACCGTGTTCTTCTTCGCCCGCCTGTGGCGCCGCGCGAACGTCATGACCGACGTGGAGTTCGCCGAGATCCGCTACGGCGGCAGGCCGGCGGCGTTCCTGCGCGGCTTCCGTGCGCTCTACCTCGGCGTCGCCATCAACCTCATCATCATGGGCTGGGTGACGCGCGCGATGATCAAGATCCTCACGATCTCGCTCGGCATCTCGCCGCTGCTGGCCGTGGGGCTCTGCTTCTTCATCACGGTCGCGTACTCGGTCGCCGCCGGCCTGTGGGCGGTGCTCTGGACGGACCTCGTGCAGTTCGTCATCAAGATGTCCGCCGTCATCGTGCTCGCGATCTATGCCGTGCAGAAGGTCGGCGGCATGGCGGCGCTGAAGGCGGGCGTGGCGCAGCACTTCGGCTCCGAGGCGGCCGCGCTGTCGGTGCTGCCCGTGAAGCTCGGCCCGGGCGGGCTGGAGGCGTACAGCTGGATGCCGCTGCTGGCGCTCGGCGTGTTCCTCAGCATGCAGTGGTGGGCCGCGTACTACCCGGGCGCGGAGCCCGGCGGCGGCGGCTACGTCGCGCAGCGCATCTTCTCGGCGAAGACGGAGCGCGACGGCGTGCTGGCGACGCTGCTCTTCCAGGTGGCGCACTACGCGCTGCGCCCGTGGCCGTGGATCATCACCGGCCTCGCCACGGTCCTGCTCTACCCGGGCGGCCGCCTGCCGAACGGCACCGTGGACGCCGAGGGCGCGTACGTGCAGGCGTTCGTGGACCTGCTACCGACGCCGTGGCGCGGCTTCATGCTGGCGGGCTTCGCGGCGGCGTACATGTCCACCATCGGCACGCACCTCAACTGGGGCGCGAGCTACCTGGTGAACGACTTCTACAAGCGCTTCATGCGCACCGACGCCAGCGACAAGCACTACGTCGGCGTCGGCCGCGTGGCGACCGTCCTGCTCTTCCTCGCCTCGATCGTCGTCACGTACTTCCTGTCCTCGGTCGAGCAGGCGTGGAAGTTCCTGCTCGCGCTGGGCGCCGGCACGGGCCTCGTGCTGATCCTGCGCTGGTACTGGTGGCGCATCAACGCGTGGAGCGAGATCAGCTCGATGATCGCGTCGTTCGTGATCTCGCTCATCGCGCTCAACGTGGTGCCGGGGTGGCTGGCGCCGGCCGGCTCGCCGAACGCGGACGCGTGGGTCATGATCATCACCGTGCTCGCGAGCACGCTGGTGTGGATCCCGGTCACCTTCCTCACGCGCCCCGAGTCGCGGCAGACGCTGGAGGCGTTCTATCGCCGCGTGCGGCCGGGCGGCCCGGGGTGGGCGGCGGTCTCGGTGCCCGCGGGCTACGGCCGCGAGCCGATCCCCGGCGGCGCGCTGGCGTGGACCAACTGGATCGCCGGCATCATCGCCGTCTACGCGACGCTGTTCGGCATCGGGAAGCTGATCTTCGGCGACCTCGCGCTCGGCCTGGGGATGCTGGGCCTCGCGGTGCTGGCGTTCGCGTGGATCGCGCGCTCGTTCCGCACCGACGACACGCAGCCCGCGCCCGCACCCGCGGTCACCGAGGCGTACGCCGGCGACTGATCGCGCGGCGCGACGCGCACGCGACGAGGGGCGGCGCACCGACCGGTGCGCCGCCCCTCGCTCGTTCCGGCCGTCTGCTCAGCGGCTCGGCGTCGCGCTCGTCGTCGCCGGTGCGGCCTGGCCGTCGCAGAGCGTCGCGAGCTGCCGCTGCGCGAACGGCTCCAGCTGCGCCACGTACTCCAGGTACTGCTTCGCGGCGTCGGGCGCGAGCTCCTGCCCCGCCTCGAGCCCGGCGCGCGCCGTCGCCACCGTCGCCGCGCCCTCGCGCGCCAGCGCGCAGCCGAGCGCCCGGTCCTTCTCCTGCGGCGCCTCGCGGAGCGCGGCGCTGGCCACCTGCAGCGCCGCGGTGCCGCGCAGGAAGCGCGACTGCGGCGTGGCGCGCACGCCGTCGGCGACGTCGAAGAAGCGCAGCGCGCGCGCGTAGTCGCCGCGCGCCTTGGTCTGCCCCGCCGCGCGCAGCAGGGCGTTCCCCTTCGCGAGCGCGAACTGCGCCACCAGCGACGAGTCCTCGCCTCGCGCCAGCGCGCGGCCGAGCGCCACCAGCGCGCTGTCGGGCCGCCCGAGGTCGAACTCCGCCTGCGCGAGCGACAGGAGCCCCTGCGGCAGCGCCGAATCCGCCTCGACGGCGCGGCGGGTCGCCTCGGCCGCGTCGGCCAGGCGCCCCTTGGCGCGGGCGTCGCGCGCCGCGAGCGTGTTGAGCTCCGCGCTCTTGGGGAAGAGCGCGAGCCCGCGCGGCAGCACCGAGTCGCTCTCGGCGCGCACGATCTCGGCGTAGAGCGCGTAGAGGCGCGAGTCCCTGGCGAAGCGCGTCACGCCGCGCGTCGCCAGCTCCAGCGCGCGGAGGACGTTGCCGTTGGCGCGGTGGGCCGTGACGAGGCGCAGGTACAGCGTGGAGTCGGACGCGGCGATGGAATCCGTCGCGAGCAGCGCCTCCCCGGCCTCCACGGCGCGCGCCCAGCTCCGGTTCTCGAAGGTGACCTGCCAGCGCAGCCGCTGGAGCTCCATCACGTCCTTGTGCTCCGCCGCAGCGGCGAGGGCGAGCGGCTCGGCGCGCTTCGCGTTGCCGCCCTCCATCAACCCGCGGATCCCGAACGCCACGAGCGTGGCGCTGCTGGAGTCCGTGGCGATGAGGCGCGTCCACATCGCCGCCGCCTCGTCGCGCCGCTTGAGCGCGTCGAGGGCGCGGGCGGCGCCCTCAAGGCCCTGCCGACTGGTCGAGTCGATGGCCAGCAGCTCGCGCGACTCGGCCAGCAGGTCGCTGGCCGCGGCGCCCGCGATGCGCATGGCCGAGACGAGGCAGGCGCGGGCGAAGGCGCCGCGGCTGTACGCCTGGATCCCGGCGCGCGCCGCCTGCACCGCCTGCTCCGCCTGGCTGTTCATCAGCGCGTTGGCGCAGCGGCGCTGCGGGACGAGCTGGGCCCGGGCGGCGGCGACCGCGCGGGCGAACTGGTCCGCGGCGGCCTCGAGCTTCGGGGCGCTGGCCAAGATCGGCTGGCGGGTCCCCCGGTCGCGCATCAGCCGGAGCTCGCCGGTGAGCTGGAAGGTGCCGCCGCGGCGGGCGACGCGGCCGACCACGAACTCGTCGCCGCGCGCCTGCCGCACGAGCGTCTCGATCACCGGGACCGGGTAGACGCTGTCGAGCGGGAAGGTGAGGTCGGGAATGCGGCGGAGCGCGTCGGCCTTGCTGATGACCTGGGCATCCTTCCCCTGGATCAGCTTCTCGATGCGCTCGCGGACCTCGTCGGCCGCCTGACGGCCGAGCTTGAGGTTGGCGCCGGCGTCCGGCTCGAACGTCGCGACGTAGAGGCCCTGCCGGGTGAACTCCTGGCCCTGGGCGCGGGCGATGGCCGGCGCGGCCACGAGGGCGACGAGCAGGGCGGCGCGGACGAGTGGGGACGGTAGGGACAACGGGGCGAGACGGGGAGCCTGCGGGGCTCGGCGGGGTATGAGCGGGCGATCCGACGGGTGCTGCCGGCGCTACGGCACAGATGGCCGCAGCGTTGCAGCCTATTGCTGCACCGCGCCGGCGTCCATCGTCTCGTCCCAGCCCGAACGGACGCTTCACGACTCACCGGGATACCCGGGGGCGGCGTGCTTGAGCCACCCCGCGCCCGTCCTTAACTTGCTGCAGCGCAGGCGCGAGCGACGCGCCGCCACCTCTCCGGAGAATCTCGATGACCATCTCCTCCCAGCCCGAGCTCGCGCTCGTCGTCACCCCGGTCGCGACGACCGAGGTGAAGAAGTTCATGGACGCCGAGGGCGTGTCGTACGACCAGGGCGGGCTCCGCGTGTCCGTGCAGCCCGGCGGCTGCAGCGGCTTCAAGTACGGCCTGCTGATCGAGGATCAGGCGGCCGAGGACGACCTGGTGCTCCAGCAGGAGGGCTTCCAGGTCTTCATCGACCCGTTCTCGGCGCAGTACATCAACGGCGTCGTGATCGACTACGTGACGTCGATGCAGGGGTCCGGCTTCACCTTCAAGAACCCGAACGCGACGGGCGGCTGCGGCTGCGGCAGCTCGTTCTCGGCCTGAGCGTGCACCAACACTGATGCCATCCACCGTCCCTGACGTCCGCACGGACGTCGGCGGCGTGGCGGAGGCCCGCGGCTCCCACGGGAGCCGCGGGCCTTCGCACGTCCCCGCCGGCTCCGGTCTCGAGCGCATCCGCACCATCGTCGTCCACGAGCACGACGACATCGCCCGCCTCGTCGCCGGCCGCATCGCGGCGCTGATCCGCGAGAAGCAGTCGCGGGGCGAGCGCGCCATCCTCGGCCTCGCCACCGGCTCGACGCCCATCGGCGTCTACCGGGAGCTGATCCGCATGCACCGCGAGGAAGGGCTGTCCTTCGCCAACGTCGTGACGTTCAATCTCGACGAGTACTATCCGATGGCGCCGGACAGCATCCACTCGTACCACCGGTACATGTGGGAGAACCTGTTCTCGCACATCGACGTCCGGCCGGAGAACGTGCACATCCCCGAGGGGATGCTGCCGCGCGACCAGGTCGATGCCGCCTGCGCCGCGTACGAGGCGAAGATCCGCGAGGTCGGCGGGATCGACTTCCAGATCCTCGGCATCGGCAAGACGGGCCACATCGGCTTCAACGAGCCGGGCTCCGGCGTCGAGAGCCGCACGCGCCTGGTGCACCTGGACGCGATCACGCGCAAGGACGCCGCCGCGGACTTCTTCGGCGAGGAGAACGTCCCGCGCGAGGCGCTGACGATGGGCGTCGCCACGATCCTGGACGCGCGCGAGATCGCGATCCTCGCCACCGGCGAGCACAAGGCGGGCATCGTCCGCCGCGCGGTCGAGGGCGAGATCGACATCGAGGTCGCCGCGACGTTCCTGCAGCGCCACCCGGCGACGACGTTCTACGTCGACGACGCGGCCGCCGCGGACCTCACGCGCATCGCCACGCCGTGGCTGCTGGACGAGGTCGAGTGGACGCCCGACCTGATGGTGAAGGCGGTCGTCTGGCTGTCGCTGATGACCGGCAAGGGCATCCTCAAGCTGGAGCAGCGCGACTACGCCGAGCACCGCATGTCGTCGCTCGTCGCGCGCTGGGGGACGCCGGGCGCGGTGAACGGCGAGGTGTTCAACCTCCTGGGCGCCAAGATCCGCGGCAAGAGCAAGCTGCCGCGCGAGCGGAAGATCATCTGCTTCTCGCCGCACCCGGACGACGACGTGATCTCGATGGGCGGCATCCTGTACAAGCTGGTGCAGAACCGCAACGACATCACGGTCGCCTACATGACGAGCGGCAACATCGCCGTCTTCGACCACGACGTGCGGCGCTTCGTCGACTTCCTGGAGCGCCTGGACCACGAGCGCGGCGTGGGCGGCGCGCCGCTGCGCGCGTTCTCGGAGCGCGTGCACGAGTGCCTGGCCCAGAAGAAGCCGGGCGACGTCGACATCCCCGAGGTGCAGGACATCAAGCGCGTCATCCGCGAGGCCGAGGCGGTGAGCGGCATCGAGGTGATGGGCCTCTCGAAGGAGAACGCGCGCTTCCTCAACCTGCCGTTCTACCAGACCGGCAAGGTGCGCAAGGATCCGATCGGCCCCGCGGACGTGAAGATCGTGCGCGACCTCCTGGAGGAGGTGCAGCCCGACATCATCCTCGTCGCCGGCGATCTGTCCGACCCGCACGGCACGCACCGCATGTGCAAGGAGGCGATCGACACCGC is part of the Roseisolibacter agri genome and encodes:
- a CDS encoding serine hydrolase domain-containing protein; translation: MSRARVTMTALLLAAGANVAGAQPAATRVSKDAPAAPGALSDAATRAAVLAAVRGVMEKAIADSAFPGGVAVVGDATGGYVMHGAGRIDWAPDAPAPNAATIWDMASLTKVVATTSAMLQLVAERKVALDAPVQRYLPDWKGPRKETVTVRHLLTHSSGMPSWRPLYKEATNAAEAMALVMQTQLDTLPGARYLYSDLNAILLGEIVRRVSGQPLDQYLAKRVFGPLGMRDTRYLPPKSELARIAPTEFDPWRQRKVHGEVHDENAYMLGGVSGHAGLFSTAADLSRLARAYLNGGTLDGTRVFDAATIAEFTRVQDTTISRRAIGWETPTGGNSAGQYLSRRAFGHTGFTGTSLWIDPARGVYVILLTNRVNPTRQNTRIGGVRTALANAAVRAMGGSPVFGSSTSSAPSPAPATPAAATPRPAALPTPP
- a CDS encoding sodium:solute symporter family protein codes for the protein MTLSVIDWLIVLGYFALSTVIGLIFTKRGGESLDEYFLSGRQVPWWLAGAAMVATTFAADTPLVVTGLVASKGVAGNWLWWNMVMSGMLTVFFFARLWRRANVMTDVEFAEIRYGGRPAAFLRGFRALYLGVAINLIIMGWVTRAMIKILTISLGISPLLAVGLCFFITVAYSVAAGLWAVLWTDLVQFVIKMSAVIVLAIYAVQKVGGMAALKAGVAQHFGSEAAALSVLPVKLGPGGLEAYSWMPLLALGVFLSMQWWAAYYPGAEPGGGGYVAQRIFSAKTERDGVLATLLFQVAHYALRPWPWIITGLATVLLYPGGRLPNGTVDAEGAYVQAFVDLLPTPWRGFMLAGFAAAYMSTIGTHLNWGASYLVNDFYKRFMRTDASDKHYVGVGRVATVLLFLASIVVTYFLSSVEQAWKFLLALGAGTGLVLILRWYWWRINAWSEISSMIASFVISLIALNVVPGWLAPAGSPNADAWVMIITVLASTLVWIPVTFLTRPESRQTLEAFYRRVRPGGPGWAAVSVPAGYGREPIPGGALAWTNWIAGIIAVYATLFGIGKLIFGDLALGLGMLGLAVLAFAWIARSFRTDDTQPAPAPAVTEAYAGD
- a CDS encoding tetratricopeptide repeat protein; translation: MSLPSPLVRAALLVALVAAPAIARAQGQEFTRQGLYVATFEPDAGANLKLGRQAADEVRERIEKLIQGKDAQVISKADALRRIPDLTFPLDSVYPVPVIETLVRQARGDEFVVGRVARRGGTFQLTGELRLMRDRGTRQPILASAPKLEAAADQFARAVAAARAQLVPQRRCANALMNSQAEQAVQAARAGIQAYSRGAFARACLVSAMRIAGAAASDLLAESRELLAIDSTSRQGLEGAARALDALKRRDEAAAMWTRLIATDSSSATLVAFGIRGLMEGGNAKRAEPLALAAAAEHKDVMELQRLRWQVTFENRSWARAVEAGEALLATDSIAASDSTLYLRLVTAHRANGNVLRALELATRGVTRFARDSRLYALYAEIVRAESDSVLPRGLALFPKSAELNTLAARDARAKGRLADAAEATRRAVEADSALPQGLLSLAQAEFDLGRPDSALVALGRALARGEDSSLVAQFALAKGNALLRAAGQTKARGDYARALRFFDVADGVRATPQSRFLRGTAALQVASAALREAPQEKDRALGCALAREGAATVATARAGLEAGQELAPDAAKQYLEYVAQLEPFAQRQLATLCDGQAAPATTSATPSR
- a CDS encoding HesB/IscA family protein → MTISSQPELALVVTPVATTEVKKFMDAEGVSYDQGGLRVSVQPGGCSGFKYGLLIEDQAAEDDLVLQQEGFQVFIDPFSAQYINGVVIDYVTSMQGSGFTFKNPNATGGCGCGSSFSA
- the nagB gene encoding glucosamine-6-phosphate deaminase, which encodes MPSTVPDVRTDVGGVAEARGSHGSRGPSHVPAGSGLERIRTIVVHEHDDIARLVAGRIAALIREKQSRGERAILGLATGSTPIGVYRELIRMHREEGLSFANVVTFNLDEYYPMAPDSIHSYHRYMWENLFSHIDVRPENVHIPEGMLPRDQVDAACAAYEAKIREVGGIDFQILGIGKTGHIGFNEPGSGVESRTRLVHLDAITRKDAAADFFGEENVPREALTMGVATILDAREIAILATGEHKAGIVRRAVEGEIDIEVAATFLQRHPATTFYVDDAAAADLTRIATPWLLDEVEWTPDLMVKAVVWLSLMTGKGILKLEQRDYAEHRMSSLVARWGTPGAVNGEVFNLLGAKIRGKSKLPRERKIICFSPHPDDDVISMGGILYKLVQNRNDITVAYMTSGNIAVFDHDVRRFVDFLERLDHERGVGGAPLRAFSERVHECLAQKKPGDVDIPEVQDIKRVIREAEAVSGIEVMGLSKENARFLNLPFYQTGKVRKDPIGPADVKIVRDLLEEVQPDIILVAGDLSDPHGTHRMCKEAIDTALAELRAAGKALPEVWLYRGAWQEWPITEATWLVPMSQEELKIKIQAIFKHQSQKDSAPFPGQDEREFWQRVEQRNKETAATLDRLGLAEYFAMEAYVLA